The proteins below are encoded in one region of Tiliqua scincoides isolate rTilSci1 chromosome 7, rTilSci1.hap2, whole genome shotgun sequence:
- the RIC8B gene encoding synembryn-B yields the protein MALEAALAAVRERDGAERLLSRFNEQNRATFKFEPSDEDKRKQLCEGILHLLDKDLKTSCRIACLEALRILSRDKKVLVPVTTKENMQILMKLAKLDTMEVPLEDVTDFPVIVEALKCLCNIVFNSPTAQKLSLDLNLAAMLCNLLKKCKDQQFVEDIKCFDLRLLFLLSLLHTDIRSQLRYDLQGLPLLTQALESAFSIRWTDKYITADDQEMAPLSLQETDCAIEALKALFNVTLDSWNVHSENDSHEFRYMTAILRHCLLTLGPTEDKTEELHSNAINLLSNVPVSCLDVLISPSSQDETEETDIKYNGMNMDAIQVLLKFMEKRIDKGSSYREGLTPVLSLLTRCCRSHRNIRKFIKAQVLPPLRDVSNRPEVGTTLRNKLVRLMTHVDLGVKQIAAEFLFVLCKERVDSLLKYTGYGNAAGLLAARGLLAGGRGENWYSDDEDTDTEEYKSAKPNINLITGHLEEPMPNPMDEMTEEQKEYEAMKLVNMFDKLSRDKVITPMGVRPDGTMTPLEEVVSQYQTNDQESSDSD from the exons aATAGGGCCACTTTCAAGTTTGAACCATCAGATGAAGATAAAAGAAAG CAACTATGTGAAGGAATATTGCATCTGCTGGACAAAGATCTAAAAACATCCTGTAGAATTGCTTGCCTGGAAGCTCTTCGGATTCTCTCAAGAGACAAGAAAGTCTTAGTTCCGGTAAcgacaaaagaaaacatgcagATCTTGATGAAGCTGGCAAAACTGGACACCATGGAGGTCCCTCTGGAGGATGTGACAGATTTCCCTGTCATAGTGGAAGCTCTAAAATGCCTTTGTAACATTGTTTTTAACAGTCCAACGGCACAGAAACTAAGTCTAGACCTGAACTTGGCAGCCATGCTTTGCAATCTTCTGAAAAAGTGCAAGGATCAACAATTTGTTGAAGACATTAAGTGCTTTGATTTacgtctcctcttcctcctctcccttttgCATACAGATATTAGATCACAATTGCGTTATGATCTCCAGGGATTGCCACTGTTGACTCAGGCCTTGGAAAGTGCATTTAGCATAAGATGGACAGATAAATATATTACTGCTGATGACCAGGAAATGGCACCTTTGTCGCTGCAAGAGACAGATTGTGCCATTGAAGCACTGAAAGCTCTCTTTAATGTAACTCTTGACAGTTGGAATGTACACAGTGAG AATGACTCCCATGAGTTTCGTTACATGACTGCCATTCTGCGTCACTGCTTGTTAACTCTGGGCCCTACTGAAGACAAAACTGAAGAGTTACACAG CAACGCAATCAACCTTTTAAGCAATGTTCCAGTTTCTTGTTTGGATGTCCTCATCAGTCCATCAAGTCAGGATGAAACTGAAGAAACAGATATAAAATACAATGGCATGAACATGGATGCAATTCAGGTGCTACTGAAGTTCATGGAGAAGAGAATTGACAAG GGAAGTAGCTATCGGGAAGGTCTCACTCCAGTTCTCAGTTTACTGACAAGATGTTGTCGATCTCATCGGAACATAAGGAAATTTATCAAAGCTCAG GTTTTGCCTCCCTTGAGAGATGTATCCAATCGTCCCGAAGTTGGCACAACTCTGAGAAACAAACTAGTACGTCTTATGACTCACGTTGACCTAGGCGTGAAGCAGATTGCAGCAGAATTCCTTTTTGTCCTTTGTAAAGAAAGAG TTGACAGCTTACTGAAGTATACGGGCTATGGCAATGCAGCAGGGCTTCTGGCAGCCAGGGGCCTActagcaggaggaagaggggaaaacTGGTACTCGGATGATGAAGATACAGACACTGAAGAGTACAAGTCTGCAAAGCCAAA CATTAACCTTATCACTGGTCATTTGGAAGAGCCGATGCCCAACCCTATGGATGAAATGACTGAAGAACAAAAAGAATATGAAGCCATGAAACTTGTCAATATGTTTGATAAACTTTCAAG agacaAAGTTATAACGCCGATGGGAGTGCGACCAGATGGCACAATGACTCCACTGGAAGAAGTTGTCTCCCAGTACCAAACCAACGACCAAGAGAGTTCAGACTCAGACTAA